One genomic region from Cetobacterium sp. 8H encodes:
- a CDS encoding D-alanine--D-alanine ligase — protein MKVAVVMGGITSEREVSLRSGQAVLNSLLRQGYDAYKIDLTRENLVSAFIENEFDIAYLTLHGEYGEDGRVQSVLDMLGKRYTGSGVTGSAVAMDKILTKVIAKDLGIDIAKTYSTVEEIKEYPVVIKPAKEGSSVGIYICNTKEEALEAYKALEGKYPLIEEFVKGEELTAGVLNGEKLGIVRIKPKSGVYDYESKYTVGKTEYECPAQIDEKIYEEVCEAARKIHEKLGLTGVTRSDFILRDGKAYFLEVNTCPGMTETSLAPKLAASKGYSFDDLTRVIIESAKA, from the coding sequence ATGAAAGTAGCAGTTGTTATGGGTGGAATTACATCGGAAAGAGAAGTGTCATTAAGAAGTGGACAAGCAGTTTTAAATAGCTTGTTAAGACAAGGTTATGACGCATATAAAATAGATTTAACAAGAGAGAATTTAGTATCGGCATTTATAGAAAATGAATTTGATATCGCGTATTTAACTCTTCATGGAGAGTATGGAGAGGACGGAAGAGTTCAATCTGTTTTAGATATGTTAGGAAAAAGATATACAGGTTCTGGAGTTACAGGAAGTGCGGTAGCTATGGACAAGATATTGACAAAAGTTATAGCTAAAGATTTAGGGATTGATATAGCTAAAACTTACTCAACAGTTGAAGAGATAAAAGAGTATCCTGTAGTAATAAAACCTGCAAAAGAAGGATCGAGTGTAGGAATTTATATTTGTAATACAAAAGAAGAAGCTTTAGAAGCATACAAAGCTCTAGAGGGGAAATACCCTTTAATTGAGGAGTTTGTTAAAGGAGAAGAGTTAACTGCAGGGGTTTTAAATGGTGAAAAATTAGGCATTGTAAGAATAAAACCAAAATCTGGAGTATACGACTATGAGTCTAAATATACAGTTGGAAAAACTGAATATGAGTGTCCAGCTCAAATAGATGAAAAAATTTATGAAGAAGTTTGTGAGGCAGCTAGAAAAATACATGAAAAGCTTGGTTTAACAGGGGTTACAAGAAGTGATTTCATTCTTAGAGATGGAAAAGCATACTTTTTAGAGGTTAATACTTGTCCAGGAATGACAGAAACAAGTTTAGCTCCAAAACTAGCAGCATCAAAAGGATATTCTTTTGATGATTTAACTAGAGTAATAATAGAAAGTGCAAAGGCATAA
- the rpsR gene encoding 30S ribosomal protein S18: MAEFRRRRAKLRVKAEEIDYKNVDLLKRFVSDKGRINPSRVTGANAKLQRKIAKAVKRARNIALIPYTRVEK, encoded by the coding sequence ATGGCAGAATTCAGAAGAAGAAGAGCTAAATTAAGAGTTAAAGCTGAAGAAATCGATTACAAAAATGTTGATTTACTAAAGAGATTCGTATCTGACAAAGGTAGAATCAATCCTTCTAGAGTAACAGGAGCTAACGCTAAGTTACAAAGAAAGATAGCTAAAGCTGTTAAGAGAGCTAGAAACATTGCTCTTATTCCATATACAAGAGTGGAAAAGTAA
- the murD gene encoding UDP-N-acetylmuramoyl-L-alanine--D-glutamate ligase yields MKKAIVFGAGVSGKGSEKTLKNIGWEVILVDDKTGVSSAEAMNILENEKIDIFVKSPGVPYTELVKKAMDKNIEIIDDIELGYRFKMENNIPGKIIAVTGTNGKTTVTSKIKELLELAGYKAKVCGNIGFSFSETVLENRDLDFYVLELSSYQLENIKDFKADIALIVNLAPDHLTRYKDVDHYYDTKFKIKNNQKENEYFLVNSNCENSMKRIDGKKNNIIYLGLDKKSSDQIAWLENGFLKYKDEKILDANLVSLKGKHNLENMLFIVCVGKLLDIPTEIIRDFLYSTKTLEHRMENFYSFGKNTFINDSKGTNIESTRFAIEAYNNPILICGGSDKKLDLVPFAKIIKEKVKEVYLIGEIANKLEKDLIDLDYPKERIFNLGELEKVVKLLKLKLNKDEENIILLSPATASFDQFKNFEERGRIFKELVIAYFK; encoded by the coding sequence GGAGCTGGAGTCAGTGGGAAAGGTTCTGAAAAAACATTGAAAAATATAGGATGGGAAGTAATACTAGTTGATGATAAGACAGGTGTTTCTTCGGCGGAAGCAATGAATATATTAGAGAATGAGAAGATAGACATTTTTGTTAAAAGTCCAGGAGTACCTTATACAGAACTTGTAAAAAAGGCTATGGATAAAAATATAGAAATAATTGATGATATAGAACTTGGATATAGATTTAAAATGGAAAATAATATTCCAGGAAAAATAATAGCAGTAACAGGAACTAATGGGAAAACAACGGTTACTTCAAAGATTAAAGAACTATTAGAGTTAGCCGGATATAAGGCAAAAGTATGTGGAAATATAGGTTTTTCTTTTAGTGAAACTGTTTTAGAAAATAGAGATTTAGATTTCTATGTTTTAGAATTGAGCTCATATCAACTAGAAAACATAAAAGATTTTAAAGCAGATATAGCTTTAATTGTAAATTTAGCTCCAGATCATTTAACTAGATATAAAGATGTAGATCATTATTATGACACAAAGTTTAAAATTAAGAATAATCAAAAGGAAAACGAATACTTTTTAGTAAATAGTAACTGTGAGAATTCTATGAAAAGAATTGATGGGAAAAAGAACAATATTATCTATTTAGGTTTGGATAAAAAAAGTTCGGATCAAATTGCTTGGTTAGAAAATGGATTTTTAAAATATAAAGATGAGAAAATTTTAGATGCGAATTTAGTGTCTTTAAAAGGAAAACATAATTTAGAAAATATGTTGTTTATAGTTTGTGTAGGTAAGTTATTGGATATCCCTACAGAGATTATAAGAGATTTTTTATACTCAACTAAAACACTAGAACACAGGATGGAAAACTTCTATAGTTTTGGTAAAAACACTTTTATAAATGATTCGAAAGGGACTAATATAGAGTCTACTAGATTTGCTATAGAAGCATATAATAACCCTATATTAATCTGTGGTGGTTCAGATAAAAAATTAGATTTAGTACCATTTGCTAAAATAATTAAAGAGAAAGTGAAAGAGGTTTATTTAATTGGGGAAATTGCAAATAAATTAGAAAAAGATTTAATAGATTTGGATTACCCTAAAGAGAGAATCTTTAATCTAGGCGAGTTAGAAAAAGTAGTGAAACTATTAAAACTTAAATTGAATAAAGATGAAGAAAATATAATTTTATTATCTCCAGCTACAGCTAGTTTTGATCAATTTAAAAACTTCGAAGAGAGAGGACGTATTTTTAAAGAGTTGGTAATTGCATATTTTAAATAG
- a CDS encoding cell division protein FtsQ/DivIB, whose protein sequence is MKKVFKIAIIMALTFITIQVEKDFKNRDFFNVSKVQINDVSKSLQDDLERIKIDLLNKNVNDLNLKELEEKISKDARVKKVEISKQKLNEITIDVTEKESSYYVQYKNRIYSMDSEGTIFGMLEEYPRKSMPILLIKSEDEKIKLLEIIQKLKELDLKEEISQIHMDNKNLIYIVLRDGTRVKTQTEVSKKKYEIVMNLYKELIKTKNIEYIDARFKDILIKEKEGKDAR, encoded by the coding sequence TTGAAAAAAGTATTTAAAATTGCTATAATAATGGCATTAACTTTCATTACAATTCAAGTTGAAAAAGATTTTAAAAACAGAGATTTTTTTAACGTATCAAAAGTTCAAATAAATGATGTTTCAAAGAGTTTACAAGACGATTTAGAAAGAATAAAAATTGATCTTTTAAATAAAAATGTAAATGATTTAAATCTGAAAGAATTAGAAGAAAAAATATCTAAAGATGCTAGAGTAAAAAAAGTAGAGATTTCTAAACAAAAATTAAATGAAATTACTATAGATGTTACGGAAAAAGAAAGTAGTTATTATGTACAATACAAAAATAGAATTTATAGTATGGATAGTGAAGGGACAATTTTTGGAATGTTAGAAGAATATCCTAGAAAAAGTATGCCTATACTTTTGATAAAATCAGAGGATGAAAAAATAAAACTTTTAGAAATTATACAAAAATTAAAAGAGCTAGATTTAAAAGAGGAAATATCTCAAATACATATGGATAACAAAAATTTAATTTACATTGTTTTAAGAGATGGAACAAGAGTAAAAACACAAACGGAAGTATCCAAAAAAAAGTATGAGATAGTGATGAATCTGTATAAAGAGTTGATAAAAACTAAAAATATAGAATACATAGATGCAAGGTTTAAAGATATACTGATAAAAGAAAAGGAGGGGAAGGATGCAAGATAA
- the murG gene encoding undecaprenyldiphospho-muramoylpentapeptide beta-N-acetylglucosaminyltransferase has product MKKIIITTGGTGGHIYPALAVGKKLKDRGMEVVFVGSSSRMEKDIVPEEGYKFIGIDVHPFQNLKKLHLNIKSFFQSFRILRKENPDIIIGFGNYISIPILFAGVLGRKKIYLQEQNADLGMANRIFCKLAKKCFLAFDTTYEEISIKDQHKFLVTGNPLREDIYTMDKDVERDRMKIGKDEKVLLITGGSLGAKSLNEAVVKNLKNIFKDKSIRIYWATGEKNFCEINEKLEDQQIKVSDIIKPYFNNMINIMAAADLVVCRAGALTVSELVQLEKPSILIPYNSIKVGQYENAKILAENEAALVYSDSKAEEAIEKALELIKNDEELHKMSRRAKNLKKSNAAERIVECLDIWRS; this is encoded by the coding sequence ATGAAAAAAATAATAATAACTACAGGTGGAACCGGTGGACACATATATCCAGCTTTGGCTGTAGGAAAAAAATTAAAAGATAGAGGAATGGAAGTTGTTTTTGTGGGAAGTTCTTCAAGAATGGAAAAAGATATAGTTCCAGAAGAAGGATATAAATTTATAGGAATAGATGTACATCCATTTCAAAATTTGAAGAAGTTACATTTAAATATAAAGTCTTTTTTTCAATCATTTAGAATATTGAGAAAAGAAAATCCTGATATAATAATAGGGTTTGGAAATTATATCTCAATTCCTATATTATTTGCAGGTGTGCTAGGAAGAAAAAAAATATATTTGCAAGAACAGAATGCTGATTTAGGAATGGCAAATAGAATATTTTGTAAGTTGGCAAAAAAATGTTTTTTAGCATTTGATACAACTTATGAAGAGATATCTATAAAAGATCAACATAAGTTTTTAGTAACTGGAAATCCTTTGAGAGAGGATATCTATACTATGGATAAAGATGTTGAGAGAGATAGAATGAAAATTGGAAAAGATGAAAAAGTATTACTTATAACAGGTGGAAGCTTAGGTGCAAAATCTCTGAATGAAGCTGTTGTGAAAAATCTTAAAAATATATTTAAAGATAAAAGTATAAGGATTTATTGGGCCACAGGAGAAAAAAACTTTTGTGAGATAAATGAAAAGCTTGAAGATCAACAAATAAAAGTGAGTGATATAATAAAGCCTTACTTTAATAATATGATAAATATAATGGCGGCCGCGGATTTGGTTGTTTGTAGAGCGGGGGCTTTAACTGTATCTGAATTAGTTCAATTGGAAAAACCTTCAATACTAATACCATATAATTCTATAAAGGTTGGACAATATGAAAATGCTAAAATATTAGCTGAAAATGAAGCAGCTCTTGTATATAGCGATAGTAAAGCTGAAGAAGCAATAGAAAAGGCTTTAGAGTTGATAAAAAATGATGAAGAATTACATAAAATGAGTAGAAGAGCTAAAAATTTAAAGAAAAGTAATGCAGCTGAAAGGATAGTTGAATGCTTAGATATTTGGAGGAGTTAA
- the murC gene encoding UDP-N-acetylmuramate--L-alanine ligase, which yields MEKIYFIGINGIGMSGLAKIMKLKGYEVTGADLTRNYVTEELESLGIKVFSEHNGDNLKDIDLVIASSAIKSENPELIRAKELNLKVIKRGELLALLMNKERGIAVAGTHGKTTTSSMLGSLLLDIDPTIVVGGILPEIGSNARCGKNEIFIAEADESDNSFLHLTPEISIITNIEADHLENHGCLENIKKSFSQFMDQTTSEILVCKDCSEVLGMISNRDNIITYSIFSEDADIVAKDVKIVDSKTKFTVYINKEKFGTFELTIPGNHNIQNALPVIYLAKKFGINKKVIAEKLLKFKGAKRRYDILHNNKIRIIDDYAHHPTEIKATIQGAKTIEKNKTVAIFQPHRYSRVNFLLNEFSGSFEGVDEVILMPVFSAGEKNEFGVTLEKLKEKIGHKHCVIIEKNEEIERRVVGEKNAVTFLFMGAGNISTLAHNIADNIGRAANEVI from the coding sequence ATGGAAAAAATATATTTTATAGGGATAAATGGAATAGGAATGAGCGGTTTAGCTAAAATTATGAAACTGAAAGGTTATGAAGTTACAGGTGCCGATTTAACAAGAAATTATGTAACAGAAGAACTAGAAAGTTTAGGGATAAAAGTTTTTTCTGAGCACAATGGAGATAATTTAAAAGATATAGACTTAGTAATAGCATCAAGTGCTATAAAATCTGAAAATCCAGAACTAATAAGAGCTAAAGAGTTGAATTTAAAAGTTATAAAAAGAGGAGAGCTATTAGCTCTTTTAATGAATAAAGAAAGAGGGATAGCTGTAGCTGGAACTCATGGAAAAACAACAACAAGTTCTATGTTAGGGTCATTACTTCTAGACATAGATCCGACAATAGTTGTAGGAGGGATCTTACCAGAGATAGGTTCTAATGCTAGATGTGGAAAAAACGAGATTTTTATAGCAGAGGCTGATGAAAGTGACAACTCATTTTTACATCTAACACCAGAAATTTCAATCATAACAAATATAGAAGCGGATCATTTAGAAAATCACGGATGCTTAGAAAATATTAAAAAATCATTTAGTCAATTTATGGACCAAACGACAAGTGAGATATTGGTTTGTAAAGATTGTTCAGAAGTTCTAGGTATGATATCTAATAGAGATAATATAATAACATATAGTATTTTTTCTGAGGATGCTGATATAGTTGCAAAAGATGTAAAGATAGTGGACTCAAAAACAAAATTTACTGTTTACATAAATAAAGAAAAATTTGGAACTTTTGAACTTACAATACCTGGAAATCACAATATCCAAAATGCGCTTCCAGTTATCTATTTAGCAAAAAAGTTTGGGATAAACAAAAAGGTAATTGCTGAAAAATTACTTAAATTTAAAGGTGCTAAGAGAAGATATGACATATTACATAATAATAAAATAAGAATAATTGACGATTATGCACATCACCCAACAGAAATAAAAGCTACAATTCAAGGTGCAAAAACTATTGAAAAAAATAAGACAGTAGCAATATTTCAGCCACATAGATACAGTAGAGTTAACTTTCTTTTAAATGAATTTTCTGGAAGTTTTGAAGGGGTTGACGAAGTTATATTGATGCCTGTATTTAGTGCTGGAGAAAAAAATGAATTTGGAGTAACTTTAGAAAAGTTAAAAGAAAAAATAGGACACAAACATTGTGTGATAATTGAAAAAAATGAAGAGATTGAAAGAAGAGTTGTGGGAGAAAAAAATGCTGTGACATTTTTATTTATGGGAGCAGGAAATATCTCTACGTTAGCCCACAATATAGCAGATAATATAGGGAGAGCAGCGAATGAAGTTATATAA
- the ftsA gene encoding cell division protein FtsA, with protein sequence MQDNITKLALDIGNGKIKFILGELSTEGLKLRVLDYLEVPSEGIKRSVVEDSELLSGSIAKALKELEQRNGREFDRVSLGISSDRIVSKTDHGCIDFDEKEVSAQDMYNLVELVKKKILCDDEIVIEQETYNVRVNSSGILKNPIGQVGKSIQGDVHLITIKKSELDSLAEVVNKAGLEIEDLFLNASASAKSTLEYEDRQMGVALIDIGEGATDIAIYKNDKIIYTKSLSIGGMHFVNDISYLLKIPKKEAKEILEKMRKKEYSNGKMKTANAEYNLEEIKEIIDARTGDLINFISKTIEESGFNGYLGKGLAFTGGAVSIDEIFSKVGSRMECAVRKVSPFPLRGLENVNPSMSTSIGILLNKLELEFKKRDEISVENLDNENVQIEETFEENVQIPTNENIFKQEDFEEEFEEEVQSDKTLNKIKKWISNFI encoded by the coding sequence ATGCAAGATAATATTACTAAATTAGCTTTAGACATAGGAAATGGGAAAATAAAATTTATTTTGGGAGAATTAAGTACAGAAGGTCTAAAGCTGAGAGTGTTAGATTATTTAGAAGTTCCAAGTGAAGGGATTAAAAGATCTGTAGTTGAAGATTCTGAGCTTTTGAGTGGAAGTATAGCAAAAGCTTTAAAAGAGTTAGAGCAAAGAAATGGAAGAGAGTTTGATAGAGTTTCTTTAGGGATAAGCAGTGATAGAATTGTATCTAAAACAGATCATGGATGTATCGATTTTGATGAAAAAGAGGTTTCAGCTCAAGACATGTACAATCTTGTTGAGCTTGTAAAAAAGAAAATTCTTTGTGATGATGAAATTGTTATAGAACAAGAAACTTATAATGTGAGAGTTAATAGTTCAGGAATTTTAAAAAATCCAATAGGACAAGTTGGAAAAAGTATTCAAGGTGACGTTCACTTGATCACTATAAAAAAATCTGAACTAGATTCTTTAGCAGAAGTTGTAAATAAAGCTGGACTAGAAATAGAAGATCTATTTTTAAATGCCTCAGCTTCGGCAAAATCAACTTTAGAGTATGAAGACAGACAGATGGGAGTAGCTTTAATTGATATTGGTGAAGGAGCTACAGATATTGCCATCTATAAAAATGATAAAATTATTTACACAAAATCTCTATCTATAGGTGGAATGCATTTTGTAAATGATATAAGTTATCTTTTAAAAATACCTAAAAAAGAAGCTAAAGAGATACTTGAAAAAATGAGAAAAAAAGAGTATTCAAATGGGAAGATGAAAACGGCTAATGCTGAATATAATCTAGAAGAGATAAAAGAGATTATAGATGCACGTACAGGAGATTTAATAAACTTTATATCTAAGACTATAGAAGAATCTGGATTTAATGGATATTTAGGAAAAGGACTAGCTTTTACAGGTGGAGCAGTTTCGATAGATGAGATATTTAGTAAAGTTGGAAGTAGAATGGAGTGTGCTGTTAGAAAAGTTTCTCCATTCCCATTAAGAGGCTTAGAGAATGTTAATCCTTCAATGTCAACATCTATTGGTATTTTACTGAATAAACTTGAATTAGAGTTTAAAAAAAGAGATGAAATAAGTGTTGAAAATCTAGATAACGAAAACGTTCAAATAGAAGAGACTTTTGAAGAAAATGTTCAAATTCCAACGAATGAGAATATATTTAAACAAGAGGATTTTGAAGAGGAGTTTGAGGAAGAGGTTCAATCGGATAAGACTTTAAATAAAATAAAAAAATGGATTTCTAATTTTATATAA
- the rpsF gene encoding 30S ribosomal protein S6, producing MKKYELMFIINPTILEEGRETVIAKVNTILTNAGATILKSEKWGERKLAYPIDKKKTGFYVLTTLEMDGTKLTEVESKLNITEEVMRYMVVKND from the coding sequence ATGAAGAAGTATGAATTAATGTTCATCATCAACCCAACTATATTAGAGGAAGGGAGAGAAACTGTAATAGCTAAAGTTAACACTATATTAACTAACGCTGGAGCAACTATCCTTAAATCTGAGAAGTGGGGAGAGAGAAAGCTTGCTTATCCAATCGATAAGAAGAAAACAGGATTCTACGTACTAACTACTTTAGAGATGGACGGTACTAAGTTAACTGAGGTTGAGTCAAAGCTTAACATAACTGAAGAAGTTATGAGATACATGGTAGTTAAGAACGACTAA
- the murB gene encoding UDP-N-acetylmuramate dehydrogenase, with product MKLYKNHIMKEHSNMKIGGVAKEYIEVENKNELLEVIREKENIFILGNGTNTLINDGELNTTFVSLKPINYIEEKSEGLVEVGAGLDFSELIDYMEEKNYTGLENLAGIPGTVGGLVFMNGGAHGTEIFDRISSVEIIDDKGELRRIEKENIKFSYRVTEIKEKKWVVVSATFKFDKGYIKEIVERYKMKRNENHPLNEPNLGSTFKNPEGLFSARLIIEAGLQGKKIGGAEVSMVHPNFIVNKGDAKFTDIIEIIKAVKDGVKIKTGIELEEEIIIVEN from the coding sequence ATGAAGTTATATAAGAATCACATTATGAAAGAGCACTCGAATATGAAAATAGGTGGAGTTGCTAAAGAGTATATAGAAGTTGAAAATAAAAATGAACTATTAGAGGTTATTAGAGAGAAAGAAAATATATTTATTTTGGGAAATGGAACAAACACCCTTATAAATGACGGAGAACTAAATACTACATTTGTTTCTCTAAAGCCGATTAATTATATAGAAGAAAAGAGTGAAGGGTTAGTAGAAGTTGGAGCAGGGTTAGACTTTAGCGAACTTATTGACTATATGGAAGAAAAAAACTATACTGGATTAGAGAATCTAGCGGGAATACCTGGAACTGTTGGTGGATTAGTTTTTATGAACGGTGGTGCTCATGGAACAGAGATATTTGACAGAATCTCATCTGTAGAAATTATAGATGACAAAGGAGAACTTAGAAGAATAGAAAAGGAAAATATAAAGTTTTCATATAGAGTTACAGAAATAAAAGAAAAGAAATGGGTAGTTGTAAGTGCAACTTTTAAATTTGATAAAGGTTATATAAAAGAGATTGTGGAAAGATATAAAATGAAAAGAAATGAAAATCATCCACTGAATGAACCAAATCTAGGAAGTACTTTTAAGAATCCAGAAGGGTTATTCTCAGCTAGACTTATAATAGAAGCGGGGCTTCAAGGGAAAAAAATAGGTGGAGCAGAGGTTTCAATGGTACATCCAAACTTCATAGTAAATAAAGGTGATGCAAAATTTACTGATATTATTGAAATAATTAAAGCGGTAAAAGATGGAGTAAAAATTAAAACAGGAATTGAATTAGAAGAAGAGATCATAATAGTTGAAAACTAG
- the ftsZ gene encoding cell division protein FtsZ, which translates to MFNNECEVKIKVIGAGGAGGNALNDMISAGVSGVEYIAANTDAQDLNNSLADIRVQLGEKLTRGLGAGADPEVGKQAAEEDVEKLRNLLEETDMLFITAGMGGGTGTGSAPVIAKIAKEMGVLTIGIVTRPFSFEGRKRKTNADLGLSNLEKHVDSLVIIPNDKLFELPEKTITLQNAFKEANNILKIGIKGIADLMIGRGLINLDFADIKATMLNSGVAVLGFGEGEGENRVTKATEKALSSPLLEKSIMGASKVLINIAGSSNLGLMEAQAIANIVKEAAGKTAEDIMFGITADESYGDKIQVTIIANSFGDEKEKTESFINVEKKVETVKVEEAAEVRDELDLPPWIRASKRD; encoded by the coding sequence ATGTTTAATAATGAATGTGAAGTAAAGATAAAGGTAATAGGTGCAGGAGGAGCAGGGGGAAATGCTCTAAATGATATGATTTCAGCTGGAGTTTCTGGAGTAGAGTATATTGCAGCAAATACAGATGCTCAAGACCTAAATAACTCTTTGGCAGATATAAGAGTTCAATTGGGAGAAAAATTAACAAGAGGACTTGGAGCAGGTGCTGATCCAGAAGTTGGTAAGCAAGCGGCAGAAGAGGATGTAGAAAAATTAAGAAATCTTTTAGAAGAAACAGATATGTTATTCATAACAGCAGGAATGGGTGGAGGAACAGGAACAGGTTCAGCTCCAGTAATTGCTAAAATAGCTAAAGAAATGGGAGTTTTAACAATAGGAATTGTAACAAGACCATTCTCTTTTGAGGGAAGAAAAAGAAAGACAAATGCTGATTTAGGACTTTCTAATTTAGAAAAACATGTAGATTCTCTAGTTATTATACCTAATGATAAGTTATTTGAATTACCTGAAAAAACAATAACTCTACAAAATGCATTTAAAGAAGCAAATAATATCTTAAAAATAGGTATAAAAGGAATTGCCGATCTTATGATAGGTAGAGGTTTAATAAACTTAGACTTTGCAGATATAAAAGCAACTATGTTAAATTCAGGAGTAGCAGTATTAGGATTTGGAGAGGGAGAAGGGGAGAACAGAGTTACAAAAGCTACAGAAAAAGCTCTTTCATCACCACTTTTAGAAAAATCTATAATGGGTGCAAGCAAAGTTTTAATAAACATTGCTGGATCTTCTAATTTAGGACTTATGGAAGCACAAGCTATTGCTAATATCGTAAAAGAAGCAGCTGGAAAAACAGCTGAAGATATAATGTTTGGAATAACAGCTGATGAAAGCTATGGAGATAAAATTCAAGTTACAATAATAGCAAATAGTTTTGGTGACGAGAAAGAAAAGACAGAATCTTTTATTAATGTTGAAAAAAAAGTTGAAACTGTAAAAGTGGAAGAAGCTGCTGAAGTTAGGGATGAACTTGATCTACCACCTTGGATCAGAGCGAGCAAAAGAGACTAA